TACCAGGCGGAAATGCATTGCAATAGTAACTCGATCGTCATAATAAGAAGCGTTGTCACAAAACCGTCATTATCTGCAATATTCAAggataaatgaattaaatgcaCTCTGCCACACACTAACAAAACTactatataataaaaaaaaactggtaaTTAAAgcttaaatataattttacaattcaaacaaaacaaaaaatcaaaataatgcaATTTGAAACGGTTAAATGCACAGTGACAAAATATAACCGCTCAATTTTGCCAAGAAATTGGTCTGTTTGTGGACTATAAACAATTCACATCTTAAGTGTCTGATGACCTCAAGTAAATCCGTCGGTTCTAAAGCACTTTGAGATCCATTTACTTTAGTTTTTCGAAGCCTAATTGGTTTGTACGAAGAATCGTAAAAAGCAATCCTCATCTATCCGCAATCACatcatccgaaaaaaaaacagtctacCCCAAACACAGCGCACCCGAAGCCTAAAACATAGAAACATTTTGGAGAAACCATTACTTCACTCCCAATGAAACCATTTTGACCTTCTAGCTCGATCTAACAGTAGGCACTAAATTTCCGGCATGGAAATGTTACGACAAAAAGAAACCGGTTATGCACAGCCCATTATCAGCTCGCAGCCCATACGTACCTGGATAACAGTTTCGTCCGCCGTACTGTTGCCTACGAAACCGATCTGATACTGTCCTGCCGAAAGCATCGTTTGCAGATCAAGATCCACGCTCGCGTCCACCGAGAGCAGCGAGGCAATCTTCGTCAGGTAGGAGCAGTAGATGATTGCGGACATGTAAAGCGCTACCAGGATGATGACCATGCTGGACGATGAATTTGGACGGATGATACTGCCCTGCTGCGCTAAAACACCCACCATCCAGATAAGCGTGTCGATAAACGAAACCGGACGGGTTTGGTTGCGGTCGCTGCGGTAAGCGTTGCCCGTGCGTAATGCCAACAGCAGGGAGAGACATAACAACAGTCCCAGCAGTGCGAACGGGAGCAGGACGAAAGTTAAAATTTGCGACGACTGCTCATGATAGCTTAGATGGGTGTAGTGAATGTACATGGTGAGACTGCAGTGGGAAAGGATGTTTGACAAAGTATTGGAACTAAAACAATTTAACAGCAGTCCGTATAACACATCTGGAGCAAACTTACTGCTCGTGAAACAGTGGTAGCGAGTACGAGTACCAGCCCTGCAAGCGCTGGTTGAAGCGGTTGGTGGTGATTAGTTGAAAGTGAAGATCCACCTTGTGGCGACCACTGCCAATCCAGTACGTCCTTATTCTGGTGCTGGCGAGGGAAGAGCCATCAATGAACCGATGATTTAGCATCTGCCTGCCACCTGAACTCACTGATGCACCCGGGCTCACCTTGCATTGCGAAACATTGGTATGCTTTGGGCTACGTAGGTCGAGTTAATGTGACGGGGCGCGGTACGGTACACCATCGTCGTGATGGTAGCTTGTCCGAAGAAGTCGTTCCGTTGCTCTGGCGCAATCCCACGGTAAAGTATCATCCGTCCCTCGGCGCTCGTCTCTGTGATTGTGAATGAGTAACTCCTGTGATTATCGCTAACTTTCAATCGATTAACTATGGCGATCATCAATCGGATCAAACAGTTTCACTTTCAACCTGCAATTACAACCGACCGCCAACGCTGGGCAGCGTATAGTGGCGCCTTCTCAGCCTAGAGGTCATAAAACCGCCGAATGGTGTCACCAAGTGTAGGACACACCCGTTCCTACCCCTGTGCCATCACCGAACggttgtgtttattttctttagcTCGCTTGAGTTATGGCCGAAATGAATGTCGAGTATACATCGCACTTATCCTAATGCTAAACCTCTCTATTCATCTGCTCACTCTTTCAAGCGAAAGTTTTACGAGACATTCACCGCCTCCACTACCAGCACCGAATAATCTATTCCATTCATTCGGGGCGCGGCTGAATTATATCCAGTAGTGATGGGAAGGGTTCCAACAAAAAGTGTCATTAAAGGGAACGGCTTTTTGGAGTGATCGTGTCTTGTAGTGTCTAGCGATCGTCTGGATCGTCTGGAGTATCGTTAATAGGAATTTTTGAGAGCAGCTTTAACAATCCAGGATCGGAGCGGTTCCACCCGATTCGTCCAAAAGTGCCCATCACTAATGTCTACCGCAAGTACCGCAGAATCGCTTTACTCTTTACCACCTGGAGTAGAGGGAGTACAAGGCACAAACAAATGCCCCGAGTACACGCCAGCACTCACCATTAGAGCTGTTCGGCCGGTTATGCAATGGCGAAGAATACGCGACGCGTAAAAACGCTTTTAGCCACAGGCACATCGCGCATCGCGATTGTCCTTTGTTGAACTTTGCCGCCAAGAGTTCAGTGGGTCGCGGGGTGGGCCCCGGTTTTGGCTTCAGTCTGCACCGAAACGAAGCGGTGTTCCTCGAGGTACtggctaataaaaaaaattgtccgCTTCGCGCAAGCTAGGTACACTGTCCTGGGAGATGGAGCGTAGAGCATTCATTACGCCTGCTGTATGGGAGGGAGGGACCTCATTTTTTGGTCGACGAAGACGCTCGGTACCATATTACGTCAGGCGCGTCAGTTACTACATCTAATGAGATGCTCACTACTGGTTTAAACAGGATACCAGTggtggcaataaaaaaaactacaacgaCCCAGCGTAGGGCTGTTGGGGGTTTTGAGATTTTTAAATCCCTACACCCAAGCTCAACTCGTTACAACTTGGccataaacaaaatgtcagcCCTGTGTTGCAGCGCTGGTGCCCCAATACTTAAATCTAACGCTGCGGGCATTGCTGGCGGTGGATCTTCCGCCTCATAATGTGTTATAAAACCTACGCCCATGCTAAAGAgttgttgttccttttttttctccggctcttacacacacacacagccagtgcgaacacaccaacacacatttGTGATGGAAAGACAACAATGAAAAGACAATTCAAACGGCCGTTCGATCGACGGTTGCACGATCGTACCCCTACCGGCTCACCTTCATGCAAGTTAGCTACGCGGCCACACTAATTCCCTCGGCCCCAATTAGATGCAGGCGGAGTTTGGTCGGACAATTTGGTCGCTCTTAAACCTAGCGCAAGCGTTTTGGAGAGTTTTACGCAGCACCTACCGATACCTACCGAGCAGCTCGATCGCAACATCGATCGTTTTCATGCGCGTGTGAAGCCGGTACAGCTGCCACACCGCCACCCAGCCGGCAGCGGTCGTCTGGCCGGGCAGCGTCAGTATTGCCGAAGTTCGAGTCGCTGCTTCCGGGTGGTGAGGCGGCAGCATTTGCATGCGCCGCACAAACCGCTCCAGTGGCATCATCTTCCG
This is a stretch of genomic DNA from Anopheles merus strain MAF chromosome 2R, AmerM5.1, whole genome shotgun sequence. It encodes these proteins:
- the LOC121587724 gene encoding uncharacterized protein LOC121587724 isoform X2, which codes for MILYRGIAPEQRNDFFGQATITTMVYRTAPRHINSTYVAQSIPMFRNASTRIRTYWIGSGRHKVDLHFQLITTNRFNQRLQGWYSYSLPLFHEHLTMYIHYTHLSYHEQSSQILTFVLLPFALLGLLLCLSLLLALRTGNAYRSDRNQTRPVSFIDTLIWMVGVLAQQGSIIRPNSSSSMVIILVALYMSAIIYCSYLTKIASLLSVDASVDLDLQTMLSAGQYQIGFVGNSTADETVIQKRYDPVMNEIMRRMVQNSSLYSLSHEHALHRVLTTKYALIGNVGSVRKAMQTLDEQQNCNITEIELTGIEQMIALQMPSFYAYRKIIHYEILRYYSNGVRHRLGLGTIPTRRMCVPNKQFYRITLCNITVHLYLLKVGFTLAAILVCIELLYYHVKKFKQNKARKFKEQSMKVFVANTTY
- the LOC121587724 gene encoding uncharacterized protein LOC121587724 isoform X1 translates to MIAIVNRLKVSDNHRSYSFTITETSAEGRMILYRGIAPEQRNDFFGQATITTMVYRTAPRHINSTYVAQSIPMFRNASTRIRTYWIGSGRHKVDLHFQLITTNRFNQRLQGWYSYSLPLFHEHLTMYIHYTHLSYHEQSSQILTFVLLPFALLGLLLCLSLLLALRTGNAYRSDRNQTRPVSFIDTLIWMVGVLAQQGSIIRPNSSSSMVIILVALYMSAIIYCSYLTKIASLLSVDASVDLDLQTMLSAGQYQIGFVGNSTADETVIQKRYDPVMNEIMRRMVQNSSLYSLSHEHALHRVLTTKYALIGNVGSVRKAMQTLDEQQNCNITEIELTGIEQMIALQMPSFYAYRKIIHYEILRYYSNGVRHRLGLGTIPTRRMCVPNKQFYRITLCNITVHLYLLKVGFTLAAILVCIELLYYHVKKFKQNKARKFKEQSMKVFVANTTY